From the Acidobacteriota bacterium genome, one window contains:
- a CDS encoding M48 family metalloprotease, with translation MRHLSLPAIESLLIAGLLLTTGCAVNPATGKRQLMLVSDSQERSLGLDSDRQIQSQMGVYDDTSLQQYVSTIGRRMAAGSERPALDWTFRVIDDPVVNAFALPGGYIYVTRGILAHMENEAELAAVIGHEIGHVTARHGASQMSKAQLAQGGLMAGAVLAPEKFEKFGGLASQGMSLMFLKFGRDDERQADDLGLRYMVTDGYDADPMTNMFDMLDRIGKASQTDRLPGWISTHPAPTSRRERSEARIAGLGAGAADGRVGRGPFLDRIEGLVFGVDPREGFFEGAKFLHPGMRFRFEFPSGWVTQNQRQAVIGINSEKNAVIELTIVDAPNASEALATFLGPEGIQAQGQRMGSISGLPTSGDSFVVKDETREIRGRVGFVEYRDRVFRLLAYTTGERWANAQSTLRRSLASFGPLSDPAALNAQPQRLAIVTVDRAMTVESFADRYDATVDPGTLALINRLDPGERLKSGGRYKVVRGGRRP, from the coding sequence GTTGGTGAGCGACTCCCAGGAGCGCTCGCTCGGTCTTGACAGTGACCGACAGATCCAGTCCCAGATGGGGGTCTACGATGACACGTCGTTACAACAATACGTCTCGACGATCGGCCGACGGATGGCCGCGGGCTCCGAGCGTCCGGCTCTCGATTGGACGTTCCGTGTGATCGATGATCCGGTCGTCAACGCGTTCGCACTCCCCGGAGGCTATATCTACGTCACCCGTGGAATTCTGGCTCACATGGAAAACGAAGCCGAATTGGCGGCCGTGATCGGCCACGAGATCGGACACGTCACGGCTCGACACGGAGCGTCGCAGATGAGCAAGGCGCAGCTGGCCCAGGGAGGACTCATGGCAGGTGCCGTTCTGGCGCCTGAGAAATTTGAGAAGTTCGGCGGCCTTGCGTCGCAAGGCATGTCGCTCATGTTCCTGAAGTTCGGTCGCGACGACGAACGCCAGGCCGACGATCTGGGGCTTCGATACATGGTGACGGATGGGTATGACGCCGATCCGATGACGAACATGTTTGACATGCTCGACCGAATCGGCAAGGCGTCGCAGACCGACCGTCTGCCGGGTTGGATCTCGACCCATCCCGCACCGACCAGCCGTCGAGAACGCTCCGAGGCCAGGATCGCCGGGCTCGGGGCGGGTGCGGCGGACGGTCGCGTGGGGCGCGGGCCGTTCCTGGATCGGATCGAGGGCCTCGTCTTCGGTGTGGATCCGAGAGAGGGGTTCTTCGAGGGTGCGAAGTTTCTTCATCCGGGGATGCGTTTTCGCTTTGAGTTTCCATCCGGCTGGGTGACCCAGAATCAGCGACAGGCCGTCATCGGCATCAATTCCGAGAAGAATGCAGTGATCGAGCTGACGATCGTCGACGCGCCGAACGCTAGCGAGGCGCTGGCAACGTTTCTTGGCCCGGAAGGCATCCAGGCGCAGGGGCAGCGGATGGGTTCGATCAGTGGACTGCCGACCAGCGGGGACAGCTTCGTGGTCAAGGACGAGACCCGGGAGATTCGTGGCCGCGTAGGGTTTGTCGAGTATCGAGATCGCGTGTTCAGGCTCCTGGCGTATACCACCGGCGAAAGATGGGCCAACGCCCAGTCGACGCTGAGACGTTCCCTCGCGAGCTTCGGCCCGCTCAGCGATCCCGCGGCATTGAACGCTCAACCGCAACGGCTGGCAATCGTGACGGTCGATCGAGCGATGACGGTGGAGTCCTTCGCCGACCGATATGACGCGACCGTCGATCCCGGTACACTCGCCCTGATCAATCGCCTGGATCCGGGGGAGCGGCTGAAATCGGGTGGCCGGTACAAGGTCGTGCGTGGTGGACGCCGTCCCTGA
- a CDS encoding M14 family zinc carboxypeptidase — protein MRLPSNVTGAAGAFLVLFLVVAAYVPSASGAEPDAIEHPVPARIEVGPDFAEVDRLARLGINIDAVFDGWARVYVVAKERAKLYKLGFDVSLLPNDSPRKAEEARLTAETRDKRPPTQRGSVAAEYHTYTTLTQDLQQIATDHPDIVRLSSIGQTNQGRELWMVKISDNPDVQEDEPEFAYISSMHGDEVVGKEVLYNLIDYLTDNYGSLSRVTNIVDDTELWIMPSMNPDGTEIGQRGNANGKDLNRDFPDQFIDAVNTTVGRQAETAAIMNWRAGVATNMSINFHGGALVTNYPLDSNPQGTSSFSPAPPPDHAMFQSFARTYADNNPPMSVSNGHPAWDDGITNGADWYAINGGMQDWQYVWHGGFEVLVEISSTKWPGASSLPGFWDDNLESLLSCLERVHEGVRGLITDAETGLPLSASIQFDSNPFVAYTDREMGDYHRALMPDTYTLTIRADGRETLVIPNVVVNAGPATVVNAALGPAPVDLQPMNSAVLDGANGFVDVGETTDLSLTLLNLGRSATGVSGQLIPTGYDAEVSRSLASYPNIDVAGTGGSLAPHFEIQANPQIAEGRKLGFAVQWLTDQGVGMSDPFFLEIGSGTVDSVPSTDVPKNIGIFYAETAVSDLVIPIESSVTNVTDVKVTIDLTHSFIGDIEVAVQSPNGTLVQLHNHGGGSASDIVGTYGVDLTPTQSLDAFNGENSLGTWTLSILDTAIGDGGDLNGWSLQITGRPAETTTPEMKFKEISRNSVNTTLEWWPYPGITGYRVYRSSDPANVAAFVDVTGTDPNDTDTLFDDSGTDPLVFYLVTGMGPGGEGPKGHFGE, from the coding sequence GAGCGGGCCAAGCTGTACAAGCTGGGCTTCGATGTCAGCCTCCTTCCGAACGACAGTCCTCGGAAAGCCGAGGAAGCTCGGCTAACCGCCGAGACCCGTGACAAGCGTCCACCGACGCAACGTGGCTCGGTTGCGGCGGAGTACCACACCTACACTACGCTTACGCAGGATCTTCAGCAGATCGCGACCGATCATCCCGACATCGTCCGACTGTCCAGCATCGGCCAGACCAATCAGGGCCGTGAGCTATGGATGGTCAAGATCTCCGACAATCCCGACGTTCAGGAGGACGAGCCGGAGTTTGCGTACATCTCGTCCATGCACGGAGACGAGGTGGTCGGAAAGGAGGTTCTCTACAACCTCATTGATTACCTGACGGACAATTACGGATCGCTGAGTCGCGTCACCAACATCGTCGACGACACGGAACTCTGGATCATGCCGTCGATGAACCCTGACGGAACCGAGATCGGTCAACGCGGCAACGCCAACGGAAAGGACCTGAATCGAGACTTCCCGGATCAGTTCATCGACGCCGTGAATACGACCGTTGGGCGCCAGGCCGAGACGGCAGCGATCATGAACTGGCGAGCGGGCGTCGCGACCAACATGTCGATCAATTTTCACGGGGGTGCGTTGGTCACCAACTACCCGCTCGACAGCAACCCGCAGGGCACGTCGTCGTTCAGCCCGGCTCCGCCACCCGATCACGCCATGTTCCAATCGTTTGCGCGGACCTACGCCGACAACAACCCGCCGATGTCGGTCAGCAACGGACATCCCGCGTGGGATGACGGCATCACCAATGGGGCCGACTGGTACGCGATCAACGGCGGCATGCAGGATTGGCAGTACGTCTGGCACGGCGGTTTCGAGGTTCTCGTCGAGATCAGCTCGACGAAGTGGCCTGGCGCATCTTCACTTCCCGGTTTCTGGGACGACAACCTCGAGTCACTTCTCTCCTGTCTGGAGCGAGTGCACGAAGGCGTCCGCGGCCTGATCACCGATGCAGAAACGGGGCTTCCGCTTTCTGCAAGCATCCAGTTCGATAGCAACCCGTTCGTGGCGTACACCGACCGCGAGATGGGTGATTACCATCGGGCTCTGATGCCGGACACCTACACGCTGACGATCCGGGCGGATGGTCGCGAGACCCTGGTCATCCCCAACGTCGTCGTCAACGCGGGACCGGCGACGGTCGTCAACGCCGCACTGGGCCCGGCACCGGTGGATCTGCAACCGATGAACTCCGCGGTCCTCGATGGTGCCAATGGATTCGTCGACGTCGGCGAAACAACCGATCTCAGCCTGACACTCCTGAATCTCGGCCGTTCGGCTACCGGCGTCAGTGGGCAGCTCATTCCGACGGGATACGACGCCGAGGTCAGTCGTTCACTGGCGAGCTATCCCAACATCGATGTCGCAGGCACGGGTGGTAGTCTGGCGCCTCATTTCGAGATCCAGGCCAATCCCCAGATTGCCGAAGGCAGGAAGTTGGGTTTTGCCGTTCAGTGGCTGACCGATCAGGGCGTTGGCATGTCGGACCCGTTCTTTCTCGAAATCGGATCCGGCACGGTCGACTCCGTACCGTCCACCGACGTTCCCAAGAACATCGGTATCTTCTATGCCGAGACAGCCGTCAGCGACCTGGTCATTCCGATCGAGTCGAGCGTGACCAATGTGACCGACGTCAAGGTGACCATCGATCTCACCCACTCTTTCATCGGCGACATTGAAGTAGCGGTCCAGAGCCCGAATGGAACGCTTGTCCAACTGCACAACCACGGCGGCGGTTCTGCGTCGGACATCGTAGGGACCTACGGGGTGGATCTCACGCCGACCCAATCGCTCGACGCGTTTAACGGCGAGAACTCGCTGGGAACCTGGACTCTCTCGATCCTCGACACGGCGATCGGCGACGGAGGCGACCTCAATGGCTGGAGCCTGCAGATCACCGGTCGCCCCGCCGAGACAACCACTCCCGAGATGAAGTTCAAGGAGATCTCCCGTAACTCCGTGAATACCACGCTGGAGTGGTGGCCCTACCCCGGTATCACCGGGTACCGCGTCTACCGATCCTCCGATCCGGCAAACGTTGCCGCATTCGTTGACGTGACCGGCACCGACCCCAACGACACCGACACGCTGTTTGACGACAGTGGTACAGACCCACTTGTGTTCTACCTCGTGACAGGCATGGGTCCTGGCGGCGAGGGACCGAAGGGCCACTTCGGCGAGTGA
- a CDS encoding sigma-70 family RNA polymerase sigma factor, which translates to MKNQQLDDPIELSAEKIPSDVDLTALYLREVGSTALLTRDDEYRLASALQAAREAYAKAVLQLPTAIANPILAEYEVSRDAQGLWTMRQIEGTCDRLRAVGRASKALREHRAYKPFIRAKREMDTHRDAMIQANLRLVAHVAKKFSKQGLPYMDLVQEGNMGLMKAVEKFEHERGYKFSTYAFWWIKQAITRAISDKSRTIRIPVHLLEKMRKVQRVSRELEEELGRRPKLSEIADRSNVPVKALVEMLGPSHDEVED; encoded by the coding sequence ATGAAAAATCAACAACTGGACGATCCCATCGAGCTGTCGGCAGAGAAGATCCCTTCCGATGTCGACCTGACGGCTCTTTACCTGCGCGAAGTCGGCTCCACCGCGTTGCTCACCCGTGACGACGAATACAGGTTGGCCAGCGCGTTGCAAGCGGCACGAGAGGCCTATGCAAAGGCCGTCCTACAGTTGCCGACGGCGATCGCGAACCCGATCCTTGCAGAGTACGAGGTCTCCCGCGATGCGCAGGGGCTCTGGACGATGCGACAGATCGAAGGGACCTGCGACCGTCTACGCGCAGTGGGCCGCGCTAGTAAGGCGCTGCGCGAACATCGGGCCTACAAGCCGTTCATCAGAGCGAAGCGAGAGATGGACACCCACCGTGACGCGATGATCCAGGCCAATCTTCGCCTGGTGGCCCACGTTGCGAAAAAGTTCAGCAAGCAGGGCCTGCCCTATATGGACCTCGTACAAGAGGGGAACATGGGTCTCATGAAGGCCGTCGAGAAGTTCGAGCACGAGCGCGGCTACAAGTTTTCGACCTACGCGTTCTGGTGGATCAAGCAGGCGATCACCCGGGCAATTTCCGACAAATCAAGAACGATCCGCATTCCGGTGCATCTCCTCGAGAAGATGCGCAAGGTACAGCGTGTCTCGCGGGAGTTGGAAGAAGAACTTGGGCGTCGACCGAAACTCTCGGAGATCGCCGATCGATCCAATGTCCCAGTCAAGGCCCTCGTGGAGATGCTCGGCCCGTCTCACGACGAGGTCGAAGACTGA
- a CDS encoding ABC transporter permease, with translation MGRVSQFGQLTRTRIVLLLREPEAVFWILVFPLLLTMVLGWAFRDRSPEHLPVAVLSSAEDAARGEDSSAEQLAEKLAADPLLDVTISTDSEMTREQLRFGKIAAYVEPGDPPTLSLDPQRPDAEIARLRLERALLNSARTSPDSVVTFNEIRETGSRYIDWLFPGILGMNLMGTGIWGIGFAIADMRQKKLIRRLLVTPMRKGAFLLSFLSGRLVFLVIELALIGGFGFLILRVPLRGSLIVFLVICIVGMVTFASLGLLTVTRARTIEGASGLMNLVVMPMWLLSGVFFSYERFPEVLHPILRALPLTALNDALRANALEGANLLGVLPQLGVMAGWSLVTFALSLAFFRWE, from the coding sequence ATGGGTAGAGTCTCCCAGTTCGGTCAGTTGACCCGAACCCGCATCGTGCTGCTCTTGAGAGAGCCGGAGGCGGTGTTCTGGATCCTCGTCTTCCCGCTCCTGTTGACGATGGTTCTCGGTTGGGCATTTCGTGATCGCTCACCGGAGCACCTGCCGGTGGCCGTCCTGTCGAGCGCGGAAGACGCCGCGAGGGGCGAGGACTCTTCGGCGGAGCAATTGGCCGAGAAGCTTGCCGCCGACCCATTGCTCGACGTCACTATCTCGACAGACTCGGAGATGACCCGAGAGCAACTTCGGTTCGGAAAGATCGCCGCGTACGTCGAACCTGGCGATCCGCCTACGTTATCGCTGGATCCACAGCGTCCGGACGCGGAGATCGCACGTCTACGTCTGGAGCGAGCGCTCCTGAACTCGGCTCGGACATCGCCGGACTCGGTCGTCACGTTTAACGAGATTCGCGAGACGGGATCTCGCTACATCGACTGGCTGTTTCCCGGGATTCTCGGCATGAATCTTATGGGTACCGGGATCTGGGGTATCGGCTTCGCCATCGCGGACATGCGGCAAAAGAAGTTGATCCGGCGCTTGCTGGTGACCCCCATGCGTAAGGGCGCGTTCTTGCTGTCGTTCCTGTCGGGGAGACTCGTCTTCCTGGTGATCGAGTTGGCGCTCATCGGCGGGTTTGGATTCCTGATCCTGAGGGTCCCACTCCGCGGCTCACTGATCGTATTCCTCGTCATCTGCATTGTGGGGATGGTGACCTTCGCGTCGCTTGGACTCCTGACCGTCACCCGCGCCCGAACGATCGAAGGTGCCTCCGGTCTGATGAATCTTGTCGTGATGCCGATGTGGTTGTTGTCCGGGGTATTCTTCTCGTACGAGCGATTCCCGGAAGTCCTACATCCGATCCTGAGAGCCCTACCGTTAACCGCGCTCAACGACGCGCTGAGGGCCAATGCGTTGGAGGGTGCCAACCTTCTGGGAGTCCTGCCTCAACTCGGGGTGATGGCGGGTTGGTCGCTGGTCACCTTCGCACTGTCGCTGGCGTTCTTTCGCTGGGAGTAG
- a CDS encoding ABC transporter ATP-binding protein, which produces MNDVVPAISVRGLVKRFKGLTAVDGLDLDVSSGRCLALLGPNGAGKSTTVNVLVGLLRPDAGEVRILGRDLRGRERRQTLEEIGVQLQETLLFDKLTCREIVVLFGSFYREPRNPDEVLELVGLQEKRDTRRGKLSGGQQQRLALGCALVNRPRLLFLDEPTTGLDPQARRRVWEIVHRFKKNGGTVLLTTHYMEEAELLADDVIVIDDGRCIARGSPAELIRTLDSQNRIELTFDNADVDVPEDALRTIAGVSQLRRDGNRIELHVRSIHLTVPAVLETLRQNARTLDDLHTRRATLEDVFVELTGKHLRDG; this is translated from the coding sequence ATGAACGATGTCGTACCCGCGATCTCTGTGCGGGGACTTGTCAAGCGTTTCAAGGGACTCACCGCGGTCGATGGTCTCGACCTGGACGTATCAAGCGGCCGCTGTCTGGCGCTACTGGGTCCGAACGGTGCCGGCAAGTCGACGACGGTCAACGTCCTTGTCGGCTTGCTCCGCCCGGACGCGGGCGAGGTTCGAATCCTCGGACGCGACCTTCGCGGTCGCGAGCGACGCCAGACTCTTGAGGAGATCGGCGTCCAACTTCAAGAGACGCTCTTGTTTGACAAGCTGACCTGCCGCGAGATCGTCGTGCTGTTCGGGAGTTTCTATCGAGAGCCGCGGAACCCGGACGAGGTTCTCGAGCTTGTCGGTCTGCAAGAGAAACGAGACACGCGACGGGGAAAATTGTCGGGTGGGCAGCAACAACGGTTAGCTCTCGGCTGTGCACTCGTCAACCGTCCGCGCCTCCTCTTTCTCGATGAGCCGACAACCGGTCTCGATCCTCAGGCCCGCCGCCGAGTCTGGGAGATCGTTCACCGATTCAAGAAAAATGGCGGCACCGTCTTGCTGACGACCCATTACATGGAGGAGGCGGAGCTACTCGCAGATGACGTGATCGTGATCGACGATGGCCGCTGTATTGCCCGCGGCTCCCCTGCTGAACTGATTCGCACCCTCGACAGTCAGAATCGCATCGAGCTGACCTTCGACAACGCCGATGTGGACGTGCCCGAGGACGCGCTACGAACCATCGCGGGCGTCAGTCAACTCCGTCGCGATGGCAATCGGATCGAACTTCACGTTCGCTCGATCCACCTCACGGTGCCCGCGGTCCTCGAAACGCTGCGACAGAACGCGCGAACTCTTGACGACCTTCATACACGACGCGCGACGCTCGAGGATGTCTTCGTCGAGTTGACGGGAAAGCACCTGCGGGATGGGTAG